One Epidermidibacterium keratini DNA segment encodes these proteins:
- the cas1e gene encoding type I-E CRISPR-associated endonuclease Cas1e: MKDIPGPRPVDISELVRAQDRLSFIYLERCVIHRDGNAITASDSDGVVHIPAASVGALLLGPGTTVSHKAMSLLAESGSTAVWVGERGVRYYAHGRSLSTNSRLLQAQAELVTNRTSRLRVARAMYDMRFPDEDVSGLTMQQLRGREGARVRRLYRAHSDRTGVPWDRRTYDVDDFAAGDVVNQALSAGTTCLYGVVHAVIVALGCSPGLGFIHTGHARSFVFDIADLYKAQIAIPIAFDIAAAAPEDVEGETRRAVRNEIHRSKLLEDCVKDIRRLLLDTDDSDEFEYDDDVVVLWDSSGRRVAGGHNYGGTDEW, encoded by the coding sequence ATGAAGGATATCCCCGGCCCGCGCCCGGTAGACATTAGTGAGCTTGTTCGGGCGCAAGACAGGCTCAGCTTCATCTATCTTGAGCGCTGCGTGATTCATCGCGATGGAAACGCGATCACGGCGTCGGATTCCGACGGAGTGGTGCACATCCCGGCAGCATCGGTTGGCGCTTTACTTCTCGGCCCGGGCACGACGGTCAGCCACAAGGCAATGAGCTTGCTCGCCGAAAGTGGCTCGACTGCCGTGTGGGTGGGCGAACGCGGCGTGCGTTACTACGCGCATGGACGATCCCTTTCGACCAACTCTCGCTTACTTCAAGCGCAAGCGGAACTGGTCACGAATCGCACGTCACGGTTAAGGGTCGCCCGCGCCATGTACGACATGCGCTTTCCGGATGAAGACGTCTCCGGACTGACGATGCAACAACTCCGCGGGCGCGAGGGCGCGCGTGTCCGCCGGCTGTATCGCGCTCACAGCGACCGGACCGGAGTTCCCTGGGACCGCCGTACTTATGACGTCGATGACTTCGCCGCGGGTGACGTGGTGAACCAAGCGTTGTCGGCCGGAACAACTTGCCTTTACGGCGTCGTACACGCCGTGATTGTGGCGCTTGGATGCTCACCAGGACTCGGATTCATCCATACCGGCCACGCCCGCTCGTTCGTCTTCGACATCGCTGATCTCTACAAAGCGCAGATCGCCATCCCTATCGCATTCGATATTGCGGCCGCTGCCCCAGAAGACGTCGAGGGCGAGACACGACGAGCCGTGCGAAATGAGATCCACAGGTCCAAACTCCTCGAAGACTGCGTGAAAGACATCCGCCGTCTGCTGCTGGATACCGACGACTCTGATGAGTTCGAGTACGACGACGACGTCGTCGTACTCTGGGATAGCTCTGGGCGTCGAGTCGCGGGCGGCCACAACTACGGCGGAACTGACGAGTGGTAG
- a CDS encoding CocE/NonD family hydrolase, with protein sequence MPKAPDRARKVMRRATGAVADKLLKVDGPRQDYEIERDVEVTMPDGVVLLADRYYPSDASGPLPVVLVRTPYGRTGLLSTLLLGPLARRGFQLFVQSTRGTFGSGGQFRPFQTEPEDGAATLAWLRRQPWCDGRIASTGPSYLGHTQWAVAPYADPPLVAAGLHITAAHISEAFYTRGGVPGLRNALTWAAMIGTQERRWLPPLVPNAPQMLRLRRAMHGLPLQSADTAVAGAPVQFWRDFTAHELPGDDFWDAADHQEADLSAMPPVNMVTGWWDLFVRSQLHDFARLQQAGVPARITIGPWLHGDPPEVEAIVRTDLEWLGHYLNGEPLPPGPAVRAQLMGTDEWLEFESWPPPGYADATHYLGGGGVLDDAPSQQSAPTRFTYDPADPTPTVGGPMLSAPGRQSDNTKNEQRGDILTFTGPVLDDAVDIVGAPTARIFVRTSTPYADLFVRVCDVDAEGTSRNVVDGIRRLSPADGPDSTDDAGVAVVELELFPTAYRFAAGHRIRVQVAGGAFPRFARNFGDGERFAAGSSGVPVDFEIFHDAAHPSTVTLPSKTRTRG encoded by the coding sequence ATGCCGAAAGCCCCTGACCGCGCTCGCAAGGTCATGCGCCGCGCAACCGGTGCCGTCGCCGACAAGCTACTGAAGGTCGACGGCCCACGCCAGGACTACGAGATCGAGCGCGACGTCGAGGTGACGATGCCGGACGGCGTCGTACTGCTCGCCGACCGCTACTACCCCAGCGACGCGTCCGGACCGCTGCCGGTCGTGCTGGTGCGTACGCCGTACGGCCGCACCGGGTTGCTCTCCACGCTGCTACTCGGCCCGCTTGCCCGACGCGGATTCCAGCTATTTGTGCAAAGCACCCGCGGCACGTTTGGGTCGGGCGGGCAGTTCCGGCCCTTCCAGACCGAGCCGGAGGACGGCGCCGCGACCCTCGCATGGCTGCGTCGGCAGCCCTGGTGTGACGGCCGGATCGCGAGCACCGGACCGAGCTACCTCGGGCACACGCAGTGGGCGGTGGCGCCGTACGCCGACCCGCCGCTCGTGGCTGCGGGCCTGCACATCACCGCCGCCCACATCAGCGAGGCGTTCTACACGCGCGGCGGCGTGCCGGGCCTTCGCAATGCGCTGACCTGGGCGGCGATGATCGGCACGCAGGAACGCCGGTGGCTGCCGCCGCTGGTGCCCAACGCGCCGCAGATGCTGCGGCTGCGGCGCGCGATGCACGGCCTGCCGCTGCAGTCCGCCGACACGGCCGTTGCCGGCGCGCCCGTCCAGTTCTGGCGCGACTTCACCGCGCACGAGCTGCCCGGCGATGACTTCTGGGACGCCGCGGACCACCAGGAAGCGGACCTTTCGGCGATGCCGCCGGTCAACATGGTGACCGGCTGGTGGGACCTCTTCGTGCGCAGCCAGCTGCACGACTTCGCGCGGCTGCAGCAGGCCGGCGTACCCGCCCGCATCACGATCGGCCCGTGGCTGCACGGCGACCCGCCCGAGGTCGAGGCGATCGTGCGCACCGACCTGGAGTGGCTCGGGCACTACCTCAACGGTGAGCCGTTGCCGCCGGGCCCCGCCGTGCGCGCCCAGCTCATGGGCACCGACGAGTGGCTGGAGTTCGAGAGCTGGCCGCCGCCGGGGTACGCCGATGCGACGCACTATCTCGGCGGTGGCGGCGTACTCGATGATGCGCCGTCGCAGCAGTCAGCGCCGACCCGGTTTACCTACGATCCGGCCGATCCGACGCCCACGGTGGGCGGCCCGATGCTGAGCGCGCCGGGGCGGCAGTCCGACAACACCAAGAACGAGCAGCGCGGTGACATCCTCACCTTCACCGGGCCGGTGCTCGACGACGCGGTCGATATCGTCGGCGCCCCGACCGCACGGATCTTCGTGCGCACGAGTACGCCGTACGCCGACCTCTTCGTGCGCGTGTGCGACGTCGATGCCGAGGGCACCTCACGCAACGTTGTCGACGGGATCCGCCGGCTCAGCCCCGCTGATGGGCCGGACTCCACCGACGACGCCGGAGTCGCGGTCGTGGAGCTTGAGCTGTTTCCGACGGCCTACCGGTTTGCCGCCGGGCACCGGATCCGCGTCCAGGTCGCCGGCGGTGCGTTCCCCAGGTTCGCACGCAACTTCGGCGACGGCGAGCGGTTTGCCGCCGGCAGCTCCGGCGTACCGGTCGACTTCGAGATCTTCCACGACGCGGCGCATCCCTCGACCGTCACGCTGCCGAGCAAGACCCGCACACGCGGTTAA
- a CDS encoding SDR family oxidoreductase encodes MKTLVVGASGRVGGAAVELLRERGDSVTALTRSADAPLPADVERYVADLTDISALSQLPFSDATFLVFPSVTADPYAAEIADALAARTGHIVYLSAHGAADADPEGEGIMPSHARVERELKRTGVRRTFLRSSGFAANTLGWAPYVKAGQPIRGIAADARRALIHERDLAAVGVHEMSYVAGDLEQILHLTGPEVMTQREYADALSSILGGDYPFVELSDDDAARELFPDAPPAMVRSILEGQRRMIAEPEPRTDTVAQVLGRPATPYSQWVRDHQGDFTA; translated from the coding sequence ATGAAGACTCTCGTTGTCGGTGCCAGCGGTCGAGTAGGCGGCGCGGCCGTCGAGCTGCTGCGCGAGCGCGGCGACTCGGTCACCGCACTCACTCGCTCTGCCGACGCTCCCTTGCCCGCAGACGTCGAGCGCTACGTCGCCGACCTCACCGACATCTCGGCACTGAGCCAACTTCCCTTTAGCGACGCCACTTTCCTGGTGTTTCCCAGCGTCACCGCCGACCCCTACGCGGCCGAGATCGCCGATGCACTGGCCGCCCGCACCGGGCACATCGTCTACCTCTCCGCACATGGCGCTGCCGACGCCGATCCGGAAGGTGAAGGCATCATGCCCTCGCACGCGCGCGTCGAGCGGGAGCTGAAACGCACCGGTGTACGGCGAACTTTCCTCCGCTCTAGCGGATTTGCCGCCAACACGCTGGGGTGGGCGCCGTACGTGAAGGCCGGTCAGCCCATCCGCGGAATTGCCGCCGACGCCCGCCGCGCGCTGATCCACGAACGTGACCTCGCGGCGGTCGGCGTACACGAGATGTCATATGTGGCAGGCGATCTCGAGCAGATCCTGCACCTCACCGGTCCCGAGGTGATGACTCAGCGCGAGTACGCCGACGCGCTCTCGTCAATACTGGGCGGCGACTATCCGTTCGTTGAGCTTTCTGACGACGATGCGGCGCGCGAGCTATTTCCCGATGCACCGCCGGCGATGGTGCGCTCGATCCTGGAGGGGCAGCGACGGATGATCGCCGAGCCGGAGCCGCGCACAGATACGGTCGCGCAAGTGTTAGGCCGGCCCGCGACGCCGTACTCGCAGTGGGTGCGCGACCACCAGGGCGACTTCACCGCCTAG
- a CDS encoding SRPBCC family protein, which yields MKITVQRDVPSGRDADATFDYLLDFRNATEWDAGTVSCERLSGDGGPGTKYRNVSKFMGRQVELTYTVDNVDRAARRFEITGSTGSTTSEDTIAVYNRNGAVRVDYRAVFTFPTIFLPAYPLIALAIRKLGNDTAAQLEKSLRA from the coding sequence ATGAAGATCACCGTGCAGCGCGACGTCCCATCCGGCCGCGACGCCGACGCGACGTTTGACTACCTGCTCGATTTCCGCAATGCGACCGAGTGGGATGCCGGGACAGTCTCGTGCGAACGCCTCAGCGGCGACGGCGGCCCGGGGACTAAGTATCGAAATGTCTCGAAGTTTATGGGTCGGCAGGTCGAGCTGACCTACACCGTCGACAACGTTGATCGTGCTGCGCGGCGGTTTGAGATCACCGGCAGCACCGGGAGTACGACGAGCGAGGACACGATCGCGGTGTATAACCGCAACGGCGCCGTACGCGTGGACTACCGGGCGGTGTTTACCTTCCCGACCATCTTCCTGCCGGCGTACCCGCTGATCGCGCTCGCGATTCGCAAGCTTGGCAACGACACTGCCGCGCAGCTCGAGAAGAGCCTGCGGGCGTGA
- a CDS encoding CPBP family intramembrane glutamic endopeptidase, translated as MQPLLATRSFLQRALFDTPQDTPRLSTRALTWARIVSVVALIAGGALLAIALHIRPGDGLFYPVTLGVAAVWAAAGIAGGGLRRGVAVSGRGRKISPAGQGAVLGIALLAIFLVGAVVVAQIPLLRGPVDGLLDHARFGALPAVLAVTVVTGLAEELFFRGTLYDAVPSRLAVPVTTLLYAVVTSVSGVPLLIFASLILGSVTALQRRATGGQLGPMITHIVWSAGMLLLLPPVLDYL; from the coding sequence GTGCAACCGCTTCTGGCAACGCGTTCCTTCCTGCAGCGTGCGCTCTTCGACACGCCGCAGGATACGCCACGCCTGTCCACGCGGGCACTCACGTGGGCGCGGATCGTCTCGGTCGTCGCGCTCATCGCGGGCGGAGCGTTGCTCGCGATCGCGCTGCACATCAGACCAGGTGACGGGCTCTTCTACCCAGTGACGCTCGGGGTCGCTGCAGTCTGGGCCGCGGCCGGCATCGCAGGCGGAGGCCTACGCCGCGGCGTTGCGGTCAGCGGCCGGGGCCGCAAGATCAGCCCGGCCGGCCAGGGCGCCGTACTCGGCATCGCGCTGCTCGCGATCTTCCTCGTCGGAGCGGTCGTCGTCGCTCAGATCCCGCTACTGCGCGGGCCGGTCGACGGCCTGTTGGACCATGCTCGCTTCGGCGCGCTGCCCGCCGTACTCGCCGTCACCGTCGTCACCGGCCTTGCCGAAGAGCTGTTCTTTCGCGGCACGTTGTACGACGCCGTGCCATCACGCCTCGCCGTACCGGTGACCACACTGCTCTACGCCGTGGTCACTTCGGTCTCTGGCGTACCGTTGCTGATATTCGCCAGTCTGATCCTGGGTTCAGTCACTGCCCTTCAGCGACGGGCAACTGGCGGACAGCTCGGTCCGATGATCACCCACATCGTGTGGTCTGCGGGCATGCTGCTGCTCCTCCCACCCGTCCTGGACTACCTCTGA
- the cas2e gene encoding type I-E CRISPR-associated endoribonuclease Cas2e, protein MVVLVLTACPAGLRGHLTRWMLEVSPGVFVGALPARVRDLMWTRVLELCKDGRAIMIYATRGEQRLAFKVHKHDWEPVDIDGVWLMRRPADGASKPTMRSGWSSVGRMRRARRSGRTTEK, encoded by the coding sequence GTGGTAGTTCTGGTGCTGACAGCCTGCCCTGCGGGTCTTCGTGGGCACCTGACGAGATGGATGCTCGAGGTCAGCCCGGGGGTCTTCGTCGGTGCCCTGCCAGCCCGAGTGCGCGACCTAATGTGGACCCGGGTCCTCGAGTTGTGCAAGGACGGCAGGGCCATCATGATTTACGCGACCCGAGGCGAACAGCGGCTCGCGTTCAAGGTTCACAAGCACGACTGGGAGCCGGTCGATATCGACGGTGTCTGGCTCATGCGCCGGCCGGCGGACGGTGCGTCAAAACCGACAATGCGCTCGGGATGGAGTTCGGTAGGACGAATGCGCCGAGCACGGCGCTCGGGCCGAACGACCGAAAAGTAA
- a CDS encoding vWA domain-containing protein — translation MSHDLGALLSDRNARGVDEVMLGFARMLAVAGVHVTPDRTQSMLRAIADLDVLRMDDVYWAGRVTLCSTPEDLPKYDAGFAAYFEGREPRKPSGAPVEVPRPVNMPLGMKDTSSQGDDEPDDDPVPGVATGEEILRHKDFADLADSDAQALKRMFEALAPTASPRRSRRYRHHKTGITDPHRSIREAMRHGGEMSHLQFRNRRERPRKLVILGDISGSMAPYTDPILRFAHAAVRRNPMHTEVFTLGTRLTRVTRELRQRDPEKALKAAGQAIPDWSGGTRLGEMLRAFLDRWGQRGMARRAIVVVFSDGWERGDPSLLGEQMARLHRLAYKVIWANPHKGHDGYQPLTGGIQAALPSIDEFVAGHSFDSYARLARLITAA, via the coding sequence ATGTCTCACGACCTGGGTGCGTTGCTGTCCGACCGCAACGCGCGCGGCGTTGACGAGGTCATGCTCGGGTTCGCTCGCATGCTCGCGGTCGCCGGCGTCCACGTCACGCCCGACCGCACCCAGTCGATGCTGCGGGCCATCGCCGACCTCGACGTACTGCGCATGGACGATGTCTACTGGGCCGGGCGGGTCACGCTGTGCTCCACCCCCGAGGACCTGCCTAAGTACGACGCCGGCTTCGCGGCCTACTTCGAGGGCCGCGAGCCGCGTAAGCCGTCCGGCGCTCCGGTCGAGGTGCCGCGCCCGGTCAACATGCCGCTCGGCATGAAGGACACCAGCTCGCAAGGGGACGACGAGCCGGACGACGACCCGGTCCCCGGCGTCGCTACCGGCGAGGAGATCCTGCGGCATAAGGACTTCGCCGACCTCGCCGACTCCGACGCGCAGGCGCTGAAACGGATGTTCGAGGCGCTCGCGCCGACCGCATCGCCGCGCCGCTCGCGTCGCTACCGCCACCACAAGACCGGGATCACCGACCCGCACCGCTCCATCCGCGAGGCGATGCGCCACGGCGGCGAGATGAGCCACCTTCAGTTCCGCAACCGCCGCGAGCGCCCCCGCAAGCTCGTCATCCTCGGCGACATCAGCGGCTCGATGGCGCCGTACACCGACCCGATCCTTCGTTTTGCGCACGCCGCGGTACGCCGCAACCCGATGCACACCGAGGTCTTCACCCTCGGCACCCGACTGACCCGCGTGACGCGCGAGTTGCGTCAGCGTGACCCCGAGAAAGCACTCAAAGCCGCAGGTCAGGCGATTCCCGACTGGAGCGGCGGCACCCGGCTCGGGGAGATGCTGCGCGCCTTTCTGGACCGGTGGGGCCAGCGCGGCATGGCCCGGCGGGCGATCGTCGTCGTCTTCAGCGACGGGTGGGAGCGCGGCGACCCGAGCCTGCTCGGGGAACAAATGGCCCGCCTGCATAGGTTGGCTTACAAGGTGATCTGGGCGAACCCGCACAAGGGGCACGACGGATACCAGCCGTTGACCGGCGGGATCCAGGCCGCGCTGCCGAGCATCGACGAGTTCGTCGCCGGTCACTCGTTTGACTCATATGCCCGGCTCGCGCGGCTGATTACCGCGGCGTGA
- a CDS encoding AAA family ATPase, with amino-acid sequence MSEAFANPQELGAALDKTDYIADEGLATAAFLALRMGRPLFLEGDAGVGKTALAQALSDVLDATFIRLQCYEGIDASQALYDWDFSRQMLHLRAAEGQVTDRAELEHELYDRRYLIARPLLQALETSPSVLLIDELDRADDEFEAFLLEILAENSVTIPELGTIKASTPPLVVITSNRTREVHDALKRRCLYHWVAHPNFERELDIIRRRLPEVSEELSRQVAGTVQKLREADLLKPPGVAESLDWAEALHLLGVRELTPETAARTLGAVLKYREDSERVIRSELDAMLSR; translated from the coding sequence ATGAGTGAGGCTTTTGCGAATCCGCAGGAGCTCGGGGCGGCGCTGGATAAGACCGACTACATCGCCGACGAGGGCCTTGCGACCGCTGCCTTCCTCGCTCTTCGGATGGGTCGCCCACTGTTCCTTGAGGGTGACGCGGGAGTCGGCAAGACCGCACTCGCGCAGGCACTGTCCGACGTACTCGACGCAACCTTCATCCGGCTGCAGTGCTACGAGGGCATCGATGCCTCACAAGCCTTATATGACTGGGATTTCTCGCGGCAGATGCTGCACCTGCGCGCCGCCGAGGGACAGGTCACCGACCGCGCCGAGCTGGAGCACGAGCTCTACGACCGCCGCTACCTGATCGCCCGTCCGCTGCTGCAGGCACTCGAGACCAGCCCGTCGGTGCTGCTCATCGACGAGCTCGACCGCGCCGACGACGAGTTCGAGGCGTTCCTGCTGGAGATCCTCGCCGAAAACTCGGTGACCATCCCCGAGCTGGGCACGATCAAGGCGAGTACGCCGCCGCTGGTCGTCATCACCTCCAACCGCACCCGCGAGGTGCACGACGCCCTCAAGCGCCGCTGCCTCTATCACTGGGTCGCGCACCCGAACTTCGAGCGCGAGCTCGACATCATCCGCCGCCGCTTGCCCGAGGTCAGCGAGGAGCTCAGCCGCCAGGTCGCCGGGACCGTGCAGAAGCTGCGGGAGGCAGACCTGCTCAAGCCGCCCGGTGTCGCCGAATCCCTCGACTGGGCCGAGGCGCTGCACCTGCTCGGCGTCCGCGAGCTCACCCCGGAGACCGCGGCGCGCACGCTCGGCGCGGTGTTGAAGTACCGCGAGGACTCCGAACGGGTGATCCGCAGCGAGCTCGATGCGATGCTGAGCCGCTGA
- a CDS encoding NAD(P)H-binding protein, producing MNTLDNTRVLVTGASGYIGGELIEPLIAAGADVRVFARQPDKLRSKPWARSVEIVQGDAADPADVDRALESVDVAYYLLHSMDGDGDFAERDREMARAFADSAERAGVRRIVYLGGMHPEGELSEHLGSRAEVGQIFLDAPVPAIVLQAAVVIGTGSASFQMLRYLTLRLPAMVAPSWLHNRLQPIAIDDIIDYLVDAASLPGEINRTFDAGGPEVLTYAELIQRYAAVAGRNRRLVITAPVLTPRLSSLWVGLVTPVDPGVAKPLIGSIVHEVVASEDDLRELAPSGRQLSSVDEALAAAEAGANPESAVRSAAVVAASFAAAGISLAAAAAVRRGH from the coding sequence GTGAACACCCTCGACAACACCCGCGTCCTCGTCACGGGCGCCAGTGGCTACATCGGCGGCGAGCTGATCGAGCCGCTGATCGCCGCCGGCGCCGACGTGCGCGTCTTCGCCCGCCAGCCCGACAAGCTTCGCTCGAAGCCGTGGGCGCGATCCGTGGAGATTGTGCAGGGTGACGCGGCCGACCCCGCCGACGTCGACCGCGCGCTGGAGTCCGTCGACGTCGCCTACTACCTGCTGCACTCGATGGACGGCGACGGCGACTTCGCCGAACGCGACCGCGAGATGGCTCGCGCCTTCGCTGACTCTGCCGAACGCGCCGGCGTACGCCGCATCGTCTACCTGGGCGGGATGCACCCAGAGGGCGAGCTGTCTGAGCACCTCGGCTCACGCGCCGAAGTCGGACAGATCTTCCTCGATGCCCCGGTCCCAGCCATCGTGCTGCAGGCCGCAGTCGTCATCGGCACCGGCTCCGCGTCCTTCCAGATGCTGCGCTACCTCACCCTGCGGCTGCCCGCGATGGTCGCGCCGAGCTGGCTGCACAACCGCCTGCAGCCGATCGCGATCGACGACATCATCGACTATCTCGTCGACGCGGCCTCGCTACCAGGCGAGATCAACCGCACCTTTGACGCGGGCGGCCCCGAGGTCCTGACGTACGCCGAACTGATCCAGCGGTACGCCGCCGTCGCCGGCCGCAACCGCCGACTGGTCATCACCGCTCCCGTGCTCACGCCCCGACTCTCGAGCCTCTGGGTCGGCCTCGTCACCCCGGTCGACCCCGGCGTCGCCAAGCCGCTGATCGGCAGCATCGTGCACGAGGTCGTCGCGAGTGAGGACGACCTGCGCGAGCTAGCCCCGTCTGGTCGCCAGCTCAGTAGCGTTGACGAAGCCCTTGCAGCGGCCGAGGCCGGAGCCAACCCCGAGAGCGCGGTACGCAGCGCGGCCGTTGTCGCGGCGTCGTTTGCCGCGGCCGGGATCTCGCTCGCCGCCGCGGCCGCCGTACGCCGCGGACACTGA
- a CDS encoding XdhC family protein gives MREILDDLLPWWESGETVGMGTVVATFRSAPRPPGASMIVGPEGEAFGSVSGGCVEGTVYEEAQQVVAGESQSAMHRYGISDDDAFSVGLTCGGILDVYVEPVSKQTFPELGEIAKSIDEHEPVAVVTVVSGPEDRLGKRLVLWNDRVSGSLGLERLDAAVSEDALGMLAAGRTGIVHYGVDGERRGDDLTLFVASYAPPRRMLVFGAIDFAAAVARMGSFLGHKVTVCDARPVFATAKRFPDADEVVVDWPHRYLKAEVEAGRIDDRTIICVLTHDPKFDVPLLQEALPLNVAYIGAMGSRRTHDDRLERLREAGVPEDQLEKLSSPIGLDLGARTPEETAVSIAAEIIALQWGGDGARLSELDGRIHRDAER, from the coding sequence ATGCGCGAGATCTTGGACGATCTGTTGCCCTGGTGGGAATCCGGCGAGACCGTCGGCATGGGAACCGTCGTGGCGACGTTCCGCTCGGCCCCGCGCCCGCCCGGCGCGTCGATGATCGTCGGGCCCGAAGGCGAGGCGTTCGGCAGCGTCTCCGGCGGCTGCGTCGAGGGCACCGTCTACGAAGAGGCCCAGCAGGTAGTGGCCGGCGAGTCGCAGTCGGCGATGCATCGCTACGGGATCAGCGACGACGACGCGTTCAGCGTCGGGCTGACCTGCGGCGGCATCCTCGACGTGTACGTCGAACCGGTCAGCAAGCAGACCTTCCCCGAGCTCGGCGAGATCGCCAAGTCCATCGACGAGCACGAGCCGGTCGCGGTCGTCACCGTCGTCTCCGGCCCCGAAGACCGCCTCGGCAAGCGCCTCGTGTTGTGGAACGACCGCGTGAGCGGCTCTCTCGGCCTGGAGCGGCTCGATGCCGCCGTCTCCGAAGACGCGCTCGGCATGCTCGCCGCCGGTCGCACCGGGATCGTGCACTACGGCGTCGACGGCGAGCGCCGCGGCGATGACCTGACCCTGTTCGTCGCGTCGTACGCTCCGCCGCGCCGGATGCTCGTCTTCGGCGCGATCGACTTCGCGGCCGCGGTCGCACGCATGGGCTCGTTCCTCGGACACAAGGTCACCGTCTGCGACGCGCGACCAGTTTTCGCGACGGCTAAACGATTCCCGGACGCGGACGAGGTCGTCGTCGACTGGCCGCACCGGTATCTGAAGGCCGAGGTCGAGGCCGGCCGGATCGACGACCGCACCATCATCTGCGTGCTCACCCATGACCCGAAGTTCGACGTACCGCTGCTGCAGGAGGCGCTGCCGCTCAACGTCGCCTACATCGGCGCGATGGGCTCGCGACGCACTCACGACGACCGGCTTGAACGACTGCGGGAGGCCGGTGTGCCCGAGGACCAGCTGGAGAAGCTGTCCTCGCCCATCGGGCTCGACCTCGGGGCACGTACGCCGGAGGAGACCGCGGTGTCGATCGCCGCGGAGATCATCGCGCTGCAGTGGGGCGGCGACGGGGCACGGCTCTCGGAGTTGGACGGACGCATCCACCGCGACGCGGAGCGGTAG